The following are encoded together in the Robertmurraya sp. FSL R5-0851 genome:
- a CDS encoding SWIM zinc finger family protein → MSHIPEVYKELIEATAADVSKLLSPGYEPDAKLVQKGLLIYRQGLVTKVRYEDGSVTSTVQDVSPVFVQVELNFFQTSSCSCPADGICRHIVATFLYAFSQVGSVADWVEEWRTPLHEKKTAQQLGLMKAKDLMKGSGTIKPDYDHWVQTFQNSFQSILNGQGTPKPYLIPELYQAYTRRLRASAPVEQEWKQLYLLIGNIFSFRQLLNLSQESGHSSYDIERNYQQLFFSLIDETEVLINRLSVHALPFAFDEFIARLKDDVTDLLIDEVALEFERIQLYQLLWSSLFKKKHWREEELEKLANLGKINGSYALSIGFIHLNLLLKRDEKALAIITQHEADISPFLLIWLEDFKSQRDWKRMGPFVEAFIGYLRPYLLSLPNSYACFDFTRYATRVLQSYCSETNRIDLYEKILMQLLPYSYREYEQYLYIEKQYEKWSDLQAYIGYDMTSISTDKIKELQKEDPAVLLPLYHQSIQKNIDLKNRGNYRQAVRELKKLRTLYKKLKRQDEFEQFFDLLLERTKRLRAFHEECQRGKLIHA, encoded by the coding sequence ATGTCACATATCCCTGAGGTATACAAAGAATTAATTGAAGCGACTGCCGCAGATGTTTCGAAGCTCCTTAGTCCGGGTTATGAGCCGGATGCGAAGCTGGTGCAGAAAGGACTTCTGATATATAGACAAGGGCTTGTTACAAAGGTCCGCTACGAGGATGGCTCGGTTACATCAACGGTTCAGGATGTTTCACCGGTGTTTGTTCAGGTGGAACTCAACTTCTTCCAAACAAGCTCCTGCTCCTGCCCAGCCGACGGAATTTGCCGTCATATCGTCGCTACCTTTCTTTACGCATTTTCTCAAGTTGGCAGCGTGGCTGACTGGGTCGAGGAATGGCGCACTCCTCTTCATGAGAAAAAAACGGCGCAACAGCTCGGACTCATGAAGGCCAAGGATCTAATGAAAGGATCAGGCACCATCAAACCCGATTACGACCATTGGGTTCAAACCTTTCAAAATAGCTTCCAATCCATCCTGAATGGCCAAGGTACACCCAAGCCCTACCTCATCCCAGAACTGTACCAGGCCTATACACGACGCCTCCGTGCAAGTGCACCTGTTGAACAAGAGTGGAAGCAGCTCTACCTATTGATCGGAAACATCTTTTCGTTCCGCCAGTTACTCAACTTAAGCCAGGAATCCGGTCATAGCTCGTATGACATTGAACGCAACTACCAGCAGCTATTTTTCTCACTCATTGACGAAACCGAGGTGCTCATTAACCGCCTAAGCGTACACGCCCTTCCTTTCGCCTTTGATGAGTTCATCGCCCGACTCAAAGATGACGTAACCGACCTTCTCATCGACGAGGTCGCCCTAGAATTCGAACGAATTCAACTTTATCAGCTGCTTTGGAGTTCTCTTTTTAAAAAGAAGCATTGGCGTGAAGAAGAGCTAGAAAAACTAGCGAACCTTGGAAAAATCAATGGCTCCTACGCCCTATCCATTGGCTTCATTCACCTCAACCTATTGTTAAAACGAGACGAAAAAGCTCTAGCTATCATCACTCAACACGAAGCAGACATTAGTCCTTTTCTTCTCATCTGGTTGGAGGACTTTAAATCACAGCGTGACTGGAAACGCATGGGACCATTCGTTGAGGCATTTATTGGATACTTACGGCCATATTTACTCAGCTTACCGAACAGCTACGCATGCTTTGACTTCACACGCTATGCAACAAGGGTGCTGCAATCCTATTGCTCAGAAACCAATCGGATTGATCTGTATGAAAAAATTCTCATGCAGCTTCTTCCCTACAGCTACCGTGAATACGAGCAATACTTATATATAGAAAAGCAATACGAAAAATGGAGCGACCTGCAAGCCTATATCGGCTATGACATGACCTCCATCTCGACCGACAAAATCAAAGAGCTTCAAAAAGAGGACCCAGCCGTCCTTTTGCCGCTCTACCATCAATCGATTCAAAAAAATATAGATTTAAAAAATCGCGGCAACTATCGCCAAGCTGTTCGTGAGCTAAAAAAGCTTCGAACACTATACAAAAAACTCAAGCGCCAAGACGAGTTTGAGCAATTTTTCGACCTATTACTTGAGCGCACGAAACGGCTTCGAGCGTTTCACGAGGAATGTCAAAGGGGTAAGCTGATTCATGCTTAA